In Euphorbia lathyris chromosome 9, ddEupLath1.1, whole genome shotgun sequence, the following are encoded in one genomic region:
- the LOC136206682 gene encoding uncharacterized protein, with protein MDFDFDFDFDKKRIQVVFFIVGIIALSITADKCRQLVGEDFSSQSGKFTIFNCFDMSTGTMACTVKEGVKLYFYNIRSSHVERARSLATQRSLVDALAQGLSAKDAAKQAEKEGKKAAKLAKRQANRVIGPIISSGWDFFEAIYYGGTITEGFLRGSGTLVGAFAGGFLGEARVGRFGYLVGSHMGSWIGGRIGLMLYDVVSGVHYFLQVFQGGEGKTQESFGTFEASEDYQVHETPEYTSADASEASTFYESPSYESSETYENSEFR; from the exons ATGGATTTCGATTTCGATTTCGATTTCGACAAGAAGCGAATTCAAGTCGTCTTCTTCATTGTTGGAATCATAGCTCTCAGTATCACAG CTGATAAATGTCGGCAACTAGTTGGGGAAGATTTTTCATCCCAGAGTGGAAAATTCACTATCTTTAACTGCTTTGACATGAGCACCGGAACCATGGCGTGCACGGTGAAGGAAGGTGTGAAGCTGTACTTCTACAACATCCGATCTTCTCATGTCGAGAGGGCGCGAAGTCTTGCAACCCAGCGTTCATTGGTTGATGCACTGGCTCAGGGACTCTCAGCGAAAGATGCAGCAAAACAAGCAGAGAAAGAAGGGAAGAAGGCTGCGAAATTGGCTAAACGACAAGCAAATCGTGTTATAGGCCCCATCATTTCTTCAGGATGGGACTTTTTTGAAGCTATTTACTATGGTGGTACCATAACCGAGGGATTCCTGAGAGGGAGCGGAACGCTTGTTGGTGCCTTTGCCGGAGGGTTTCTTGGTGAGGCAAGGGTCGGACGCTTTGGCTATCTTGTAGGAAGTCATATGGGGAGTTGGATTGGAGGCAGAATTGGACTAATGTTGTATGATGTGGTCAGTGGAGTGCATTACTTTCTTCAAGTTTTCCAAGGAGGAGAAGGTAAAACTCAGGAAAGTTTCGGGACATTCGAAGCTTCCGAGGATTACCAAGTCCATGAAACTCCTGAATACACGAGCGCCGATGCTTCTGAAGCCTCCACGTTCTATGAATCACCTTCATACGAAAGCTCCGAAACTTACGAAAATTCTGAATTCAGGTGA